The sequence AAGAATTCAGGCAACTCGCAAGCAAATTGAAGGACTAAAAAATCATGGGCTTCTCGTCCAAAACTTAGCCTTCAAATCCACTACAAATCGATCAAAGTTTCTGCGTGATGAGCCCTCAGCATCCAAGGAATCGTGCAATTTCTTGCTGACTTTCTGGATCTTTTGCTTCATTTGGACAGAATTTtcacccttcatcaagatatCAATTTGACTAGCAACTTCCTCCCTCCGAACTTGTTCTCCCTCACAAAGGTCGACTCCAATCTTCCAATCATCAACCACTAACTTCCTGTTTGTAGGTTGGTCCACAAGAAATGGATAACAAATCATCGGTACACCATGCCATATACTTTCCAATATTGAGTTCCAACCACAGTGCGTCAAGAACCCACCCGTTGCCGGGCTGGAAAGGACCATATTCTGATTGCACCATGGAACAATCAgccctttattttttacaacatCCTTAAAACCCTCCGGCAAAACATCACTTTCCTGCCCTCCAATAATATCAGGCCGGAGCACCCAAACAAAATGTACTTCACTTATGAGAAGCCCATGAGCTAACTCTCCGATCTCCTC comes from Sesamum indicum cultivar Zhongzhi No. 13 linkage group LG10, S_indicum_v1.0, whole genome shotgun sequence and encodes:
- the LOC105172099 gene encoding UDP-glycosyltransferase 86A1-like → MTYLQDPEAIPMLTKIAEKGFEQVKKADFILCNTVEELELETISALNPKHPTYAIGPINFYTDLTKTSIAKSLWSESDCTQWLNSKPSGSVLYVSFGSIAESNKEEIGELAHGLLISEVHFVWVLRPDIIGGQESDVLPEGFKDVVKNKGLIVPWCNQNMVLSSPATGGFLTHCGWNSILESIWHGVPMICYPFLVDQPTNRKLVVDDWKIGVDLCEGEQVRREEVASQIDILMKGENSVQMKQKIQKVSKKLHDSLDAEGSSRRNFDRFVVDLKAKFWTRSP